In the genome of Kutzneria kofuensis, the window GGACGGCCACCACCAGCCAGGCCACCCAGGCCGGCCAGTCCGGAACCTGCGTGTACGGCACGGTGACGAAGAGGCCGTCCGTCGTGAACCACCAGGCGATCTCGTGCAGGTCGGGCGCCGCGCCGGCGAGCAGCAGGATCGGACCCAACAGGCCGACGACCGCCATCACGTCCCGCAGTTGGACGCCACCGTCCATGTTGAACATCCGCCGCAGGTGCAGCGCGGCCGCGCCCCGCACGATGTCGAGGTCGTCCCGCCGGCCGCCGTTCGCGGCCATCAGGACCCCGAGCATCTCCTCGCCGTGCCGCTCGCGGTGATCCCGCGGGTACAGGGCCAACAGCCGCCGGTAATGCCGTTCCCTGGTCATGCCGTCCCCCCGACGGTCCGCGCGCGCAGCCGCGTCTCGGCGGCGTGGGTGGTCACCCGCAGCCGGTCCACTTCGGTCGCCAGCCGGGCCGCGCCCTGGTCGGTCAGGCGGTAGTAGCGGCGGAGCCGCCCGTCGACGACTTCCTCGCGGTCCACCGCCACCCAGTCGTCGGCGACCAGGCGGTCGAGGGCGGTGTAGAGCGTGCCGGCGCGCAGCCGGACCCGGCCGGCCGAGATCTGCTCGACGTCGAGCAGGATCCCGTAGCCGTGCTGGGGCCCGGCCGCGAGCGCGGTCAGCACGAGGAACGTCGGCTCTCTCAGCGCGCCGTCTGTCACGTGATCGGTATATACCGATCACCGGACTATGGGCAAGGGGTCAGCCGGCGATGTTGACCAGCCAGTGGATGCCGAACTTGTCCTGGCAGGAGCCGAACACGTCGCCCCACATCTGCTTGTCCAACGGCACGTTCACGGTGCCGCCGTCGATGAGCTTCTCCCAGTAGCCGCGCAGCTCCGCGTCGTCGTCGCCGGACAGGCTCACCGTGATGTTGCTGCCCGGCTTGTACTCCATGCCGGGCGGGGTGTCGGCCGCCATCAGCGTGTAGCCGCTGGGGGTGGTCAGCTGGCCGTGCATGATCTTGTCGGCGAGCTCGCCGCCCTGGCCGAACTGCCCGAAGGTGTTGAGGTTCAGGTCGCCGCCGAACACTGCCTGGTAGAACTCCATGGCCTGGCGGGCGTCGCCGTCGAAGCTGATATAGGGGTTGAGCTGTGAGCCCATGGGGTGCTCCTCGGGTAGGGAACAGGCCGCCATCCTCGCACCGCGGGTGGGGCCCGACAACGCGGCGTGTCCGCCGATCACGTGAAAACCCGAGGTCAGGACTAAGGTCCCTGGCGTGATGCGCCGATCAAGTGGACACCGACTGCGCGCGGAGGCGGCCATGAGCCCGACTGCTCGATCCCCAGAGGACACACTCGTCCACTCGTACCTGTACCTGCGGCGTGCCATCGGCATCATCGGCACGGCGCTGCCGGCGGTGCTGATCATCGGCAAGCTGATCGTCGAAGGCGGCGGACTGCAGGACTCGATCAGCGCCTACTTCTACACCGACATGCGCGGCGTGTTCGTCGGCAGCATGTGCGCGGTGGGCGCGTTCCTGTTGTCCTACCGCGGATACGACGTCATCGACGACGTCGCCGGCAACCTCGCCGGCATCGCCGCCATCGGCGTCGGGCTGTTCCCCACGGCGCCCGAGAACCCGTCGAGCACCGCCGCGCTGATCGGCGTGCTGCACCTGGTGTTCGCGTCGATCTTCTTCCTGACCATCGCGTTCTTCGCCATCTTCCTGTTCCGCCGCTCCAGCGAGATGGGGCCGACCGAGCGGAAGCTGCAACGCAACCGGCTCTACCTGACCTGCGGGGTCGTGATCATCGGGTGCCTGCTGGCGATCGCCGCCGTGCACCAGTTCTTCAACGCGGCGACCGCCGCCGTGCACCCCGAGCTGTGGCTGGAGTCCATCGCCGTGATGGCCTTCGGGATCGCGTGGCTGACCAAGGGCGAGGCCATCCTCGGCGACGTCTTCCCGACGCCCGCCGCGGCCGTGACCGAGGCGTGATCCTTTCCCGGGCCTGAATCCTCCCTGGGCTTGATCTCCAGGATGGTGGAGGTTGCAGACTGGGTTCGCAGCCTCCACCACAGGAAAGGTCGGCCATCGTGTCCTTCACCGACGTCGAGTTGGACTACCTCGCCGCTCAGCCGCTCGGGCGACTCGCCACCGTCCAGCCCGACGGCACCCTCCAGGTGAGCCCCGTCGGCTTCCGGTACAACGCGGCGACCGGCACCATCGACATCGGCGGCTACAACATGGCCGCCAGCCGCAAGTTCCGCAACGTCGCCGCCAACGGCCGCGTCGCCTTCGTCGTCGACGACGTCGTCTCCACCTCGCCGTGGCGGGTGCGCTGCCTGGAGATCCGTGGCTCCGGCGAGGCCCTCCTCGACCCCTCCGACGGCGGCAGCCAGCTGTCCGGCCCCATCATCCGCGTCCACCCGCGCCGCATCATCAGCTTCGGCCTGCAGCCCGAGGACCAGGACCGCGAGCCGCACACCCTCCGCCCCAACAACAGGAACGTCTGATCCGGCCGGATGAGAACTCGGCCGATGACCGGATCTGCCCCGGGTAGAAAAGACCACCACGCCGGCTCGGGCCGGCGTGGTGGCGGGTGTTCTCGTCGGCTCGGCGAGGATCGTGCGAACCTCGCCGCCGACGCTATGAGTTGGTCGTCGCCTTCACGGTCACGGCGGCGCCGGGGCCGTCGGCGGTGACGGCGGCGATGGTGAAGGTGTAGTCGGTGGCCGGCTTGAGGCCGTCGACCACGCGGACCATGCCCTTGGCGGTCGGCTGCGTCACCAGGGCGTCCCGGCCGTTGACGGTGATGGTGCGACCGTCGGACACGGTGATGACGTAGGCGATGACGGGCGTGTCACCCATGTTCGCCGGGGGAGTCCAGTGCAGGCTGACGGCGCTGGACGAGGGGAGGGCCCTGCCGCCGGTGGGGGCGTCGGACAGCTTGCCGGCCAGCGGGCCGGGCGTGACCGGTGCGGCGGGCAGCGAGGGAGTGCTGGCGCCGAAGCGGTTGTGGGCCCGAACGGTGACCACATAGGACGTTCCGTTGGTGAGCCCGTCGACCACGGCGTACCCCTGCTTGCTGAACTGCGCGGCGGGAATGCTCACGGTCTTCCCGCCGGCGGTGATCAGGTAGCTGTCCAGGGGAGCGTTGTTGAAGGCGTACGTGGGGTTCCACGTCACGTAGACCTTGCCGTCGGCGGCGAAGGAGCCGACCCGGGTCGGCTGGGCCGGCGGACCGTCACCGCCGACGTGACGGGAGAGCAGCCCACGGTAGGCGGGCTCGAGGCCGGCATTGTCCACAATGGACTTGGGGGCGGCGGAGGGGTTGTCCAGCAGGTGGTTTCCCTGAGTGATGACGCCCTTGTTGTTGCCGTCCTTGTCGCCCTGGTCCCAGTAGTTGCCCTGGATCAGCGTCGGGTCGTTGTTGCCCAGCTTGTCCCGGTAGTCCACGTGCGTGCTGCCGACGTTGGCGTAGGGCGTGCCGTACACGACGTTGCCGACGATGTTCTCGTAGGTGTTGCCGTTGTCGGTGTAGATGCCCTTGCCCAGCCCCAACTGCCCGTAGATCACGTTGCCGGTGACCTTCTCGCCGGTCTCCAGCGAGCTGCCGGTGATGCCCTGGGTGTAGATGCCGCCGCCGTCGTCCAGCGACAGCATGTAGTCGTGGATCAGGTTGTCCGACACGATGTTGTCGTGCGAGTTGTTGGGCGTCGCGGCGACCTGGATCTTGTCGGGCCAGCCGCCCCAGCCCATCGAGATCGCGGAGTACGCCACGTGGTCGATCTGGTTGTGCGAGATGACGTCGTGCTGGCTGTAGCCGTTGAGGATCGCGACCCCGCCGTGGAACTCCCGCGGCAGGCCGTAGAGGTGGTTGTCCAGCACCTGCACGTCGTGCGTGCTGCCGGTGGTGGGCTGGTCGACCCCGCCGATCTCGATGCCGTTGCCGGAGATGTCGGTGAAGATGTTGCCGCGCACCAGGGTGTTCGCGGTGTTGCCGGCCAGCCGCAGCCCGGCCGCGCCGAGGTGGGTGAACACGGAGTCGCTGAACTCCAGGCCGGTGCTGTCGGTCACGGTGACGTTGCCCGGTTCGGGCGTCCACGACGCGTAGGGGCACTTGCCGTTGGGGACGAACTGGCACAGGCCCTGCACGGCCCAGCCGTCGGGGCCGGTGTTGGTGTAGCCGGCCTGGATCTCGGAGAAGCCCTCCGGCGACGACGGCGTCAGCCATGTCGCGTACGAGTACTGGATCCCGCGGAACGACACGTCGCGCAACCCGGAGGCGGTGATCAGCTGCTCCAGCGCCGGCGCCTCGACGTCGGCGGTGCGCAGGTTCTCACCCGGCCGGGGCATGTAGTAGACGGTGTGCGACGACCGGTCCAGGTACCACTCGCCGGGCGTGTCCAGCACCTCGAACGCGTTCTCCACGTACGTCGGGTGCCGGCCGTTGGTCAGGTCGTACGGGCCGACCATGTTGACGCTGCGTCCGGGAATGTTGGGGAACACGACACGTTTGGTGGAATTGTCCCAGCACGGCTGGGCCATGGTGATGGTGGTGCCGCTCATGGACCCGATCGGGCAGCGCGGTTCGGTCCACTGCCCGAGGCCGTCACGCTGGATGTTCCACAGCGCCTCGCCGGCGGTGTAGACGAACTCGATGTCCGACGGATTCCGCCAACCGGCCATGGTCGGCGCGGACGCGGTGTAGCCGGTCGCGGTCGCCTTCACCGTGACCGGGAGTGGGCCTTGCGCCCGCTGCTCACGCACACCGTTGACGTACAGCTGCCGCGTGTTGTCCAGGCCCTTCGGCGCCGGCGCGGCGAACAGGCCGGGCTTGCCCGGCACCGCGTGCCAGCCGGTGACCTGCTTGCCGCCGCTGATCTCGGTTCCGGGGCTGCCCTGCCAGATCACGCGATGACCGTTGACACCGGAGTCCCGCGCGTCCAGCCGCAGCGGCTGTGACAGATCGAACACCCCCGGCGCGAGGTGCACGGTGATGTCCCCGCCGGCGTGGGGCGCCCGCTCGCGCACCAGCGCCTGCGCGCGTTGCAGCGTGCGGACCGGCTGCTGCGACGTGCCTGGTAGCCGGTCGTTCCCGCTCGGGGACACGTAGACGTCCGCGCCGCGTGACCCGGACGCGTCCGCCGGGGTGGCGGTCAGCGCGACGGCGGAGATCACCGCCGCGGCCGCACCGACCGCCAGCTGGACTGATCGTTTCATGAGGACTCCACATCGTGATCGCACAACGATCGGCGTACGGTGCGTCCATGGACATCGGTGTTGCCGTCTTCGCCACGCCCGATACCGTCGCCCCAGGGCCGCTCGCGCGGCTGGTCGAGGAGCGCGGGTACGAGTCGCTGTTCTTCCCGGAGCACACCCACATCCCGGCGGACCGTCGCTCTCCTTACCCTGGCGGCGGCGAGCTTCCCCGCAAGTACGCCCACACCTACGACCTGTTCGTCACGCTGGCGGCGGCGGCCGCGGCGACGACGAGCCTGCGGGTGGGCAGCGGGATCTGTCTGGTGAACCAGCGCGACCCGATCACCACGGCCAAGGAGGTCGCGAGCGTCGACCACCTCTCCGGTGGGCGGCTGGAGTTCGGGGTCGGCGCCGGCTGGAACCGCGAGGAGATGGAGAACCACGGCACCGACCCGCGGACCCGGATGCGGCTGATGGCCGAGCGGGTCGAGGCCATGAAGGCGATCTGGACCTCGGAGGAGGCCTCCTACGCCGGCGAGTTCGTCAAGTTCGACCGGATCTGGTCCTGGCCGAAGCCGGCGCAGCGGCCGCACCCGCCGGTGCTGATCGGCGGCAACGGTCCGACCGTCGGCGACCGGGTGGTCGAGTTCGGCGACGGCTGGATGCCGAACTACGGTGGCCGAGCCGACGACATCGTGGGCCGCGCGCGGGAGATGCAGGTGCGGACCGACCGGAAGCTGGACTTCGTGCTGATGGGCGCGCCGGCCAAGGCGTCGTCGCTGGAGCGGTTCGAGGCGGCCGGTTTCCGACGCGTCGTGTTCTGGCTGCCCTCGGCCGGCCGCGGCCCGATCGAGCGGGCGCTCGACCGGTTCGAGACGGCGGTGGCTGAGCTGCACGGCGAGTAGGCCCTCAGCCGACGGTGAACGAGCCGAAGTCGGCCCGGCCGTCGACGTATTTGTTGTGGGACGTGGTGAACACGCCGACGTCCTCGGTTCCGGTCGCGGACGGCACGGTGATCGTCGCGACGGTGCTCCAGGTGGTTCCGTCCACCGAGTACTGTCCGGTGAACGCCGTGCCGTCGCGCACCAGCCGCAGCCCCACCGGCGCGGTCACGCCAGCCACGGTCCTGGACGACTCCAGTTGGCCGTTGCCATCGGCGTCCCACTGGAGCTGGATGCCCTTGCTCGGCGTCACCTCCAGCGTGACATAGCCGGCGGAGCTGTCCGCTTTGGACAGATCGTCGCGCGCGATCAGGCCGGACTTGGTGGCGGCGTTGCGGTTCTGCTGCGACAGCACCTGCACGGTGGCCGTGCCGGTGGTGTCGAGGCCCTGCGGCAGGTAGATGGCGCCGTACTGGTTGTTGGTGCCGGACACGTCCGAACCGGCGGCGATGACCGCCAGGCGGCTGCCGAGCTGGCCGAACTGCGGTCGGGTCGTGGAGTCGACGGCGGCGAACGTCTTCAGCGGGGCCTGCACGGGCGTCGGCCGGTGCAGATCCTCGGTGAAGGACTGCCTGCCGTTCAACGAGATCGTGAACTGTTCGGTCGGCAGCGGGGTGTCAACGGCCGGCGGGATCAGCCGGTACGTGACCGAGCGGCTCGCGCCGGGCGGGACAACCGGGATCAGCTCGTCGTGGGAGGGCCGGGCCGACCAGCCGGCCGGCAGCGTCAGGTGCAGCTGGTTCCAGACCGCCGGCAGCAGGCCGTCGTTCGTCACGGTCGCGGTGACGCTGCTGGTGTCCACAGCGGACAGTCCTACCACCACATGCGGCTGCGCCAGGCGCCGGCTGGGGGAGATCCGGTACATCGCGGACGCATGCGCCGGCAGCGCGGCGGTGATCCTGCCGGCGGACTCGGACGTGGTGTGCGCGAACAGGTCCCGCACCTCGTAGTCGAACGCCTTGCCGAGGCCGACCTGCCCAGCCGTGGTGGTGATCGTCGCCGGCGCGTCGGTCTCGTTGAACAGTGTGACCGCACGGCTGCCGTCGACCAGGGGCTTGGTCAGCACCCACAGGCCGTTGGCCGACGACACCGGCCGTCCCTGCGCACCGAGCGGATCCTGGTCCACCGCGATGATCTCCCGGTTGGTCAGGATCTCCTTGGTGGCGGCCGACATCGTGCGCACGTCGGTGCCGACGATCAGCGGCGCGGCCATCTCCGCCCACAGTGCGAAGTGCGACCGGTACTCCACGTCCGACATGCCGCCGTTGCCCACCTCCAGCATGTCCGGGTCGTTCCAGTGGTCCGGACCGGCCAGGTCGGGCAACGTGACGTTGGTGTGGAACAGCGACACCATGCGGGCGTAGTTGTCGTGGATGTCGCCGGTGGTGCGCCACAGGTTGCCGACCGTCGGCCAGGCCGAGTTCGGCACGCCGAAGTCGGTCTTCTCGCAGATGCTGAACACGATGCCGTGGCCGGTCAGCGCGTCCCGCATGGCCTTGTAGCGGGCGATCGTCGCGTCGACGTTCTGCCCGTCGGCGGGGACGTTGCAGTCGTCGTACTTGAGGTAGTCGACGTGCCAGTCGGCGAACAGCCGCGCGTCCTGCTGCTCGTGGCCGAGGCTGCCGGGGAAGCCGCCGCTCTTGGAGCACGTGCGCGTGCCGGAGTCCTCGTAGATGCCCAGCTTGAGGCCGCGGGCGTGCACGTAGTCGGCGAGCTTGGCGATACCGTCCGGGAACTTCTGCGGATCGGCGACGAGGTTGCCGTTGACGTCCCGGTCGGGCAGGGCCCAGCAGTCGTCGATGTTCACGTACTGGTAGCCGGCGTCCCGCATGCCGGTGGACACCAGCGTGTCCGCGGTCTGCTCCACCAGCTGCTGGTCGACGCTGCACCCGAAGGCGTTCCAGTCGTTCCACCCCATCGGCGGGGTCTCGGCCAGCCCGTTGTCCAGCGCGGCGGCCGGGGCCGCCAGTCCGGCCAGCAGGACCGGTACGACCGCTAAGACCCGGAACACATCCGACCTCCTCGCCCGTGACTGAGGTGAAACTAGGGCGGAGAACCTTTACAAGCAACCGTGACCGGCGGTTTTTAGGCCGAACGGCTCAGGCGATGCTGTGATACATCGGATCACTGGCCGGCTGAGTACCACTCGGAGACTCTGGTCAGGCCAGCCCGGCCAGCGCTTTGCGCACCGCGTCGGTGAGCTCGCCCGTCACGTGGTCCCAGGTCGAGGACGCTGAATCGTGTGAGCTGAGGGCGGCGACGATGTAGCGCCGGCCGTCGCCGACGACGCCGGTTGTCGGCGGCGTACTTCGACGTGGTGGACAGTGCCTTCATGACGACGGCACGGATCTTCTCGGGCGCCTGGTCGAGGATGTACCGATAGACCTTGACCACGTCGTCGGCGGTGATCAGGGTGTCGCCCCACCGGCCCGGATCCTCGGGGGCGGCACGTTCGGCAGGCCCATCAGCTGGATCGACCGGCGGATGATCGCGACGTCGCCGTATCGCGTCCACAATTGGTTGGCGATATGGTCATCGCTGCGCACCAGCATCGACGATATCTCGTTCTCGTCGGCGCCGTTCTGCAGTGCGTCGACCGCGATGAGCAGCTTCACGACCGATTCGGCGGGATATCGTGCCGTCGCATTGTCGCTCGTGACGACCTGGCCGGTCGTACGGTCGAACACCACCAGGGAGAAGCGGCCATCGGCTTCCGCTTCGGCGGCCGCCCACCCGGCGGCGCCAGGATCACCGGTGGAAGAGGTGGTCGTCACTCCGGCGGAGGTGGTTGAAGACGACGCCGTCACGACCACGGGGGACGGCTGGCTGCTGGTGGCGCGCACGTGCCCACAACCCACGAGCTCCAGCGACACGACCGCCAATACGAGGCTCGCTGGGATTCGCATGCCGGTTCAGTCGCGGGCATCGCGGAAAGGGGTGTCTGATCTGGTGAAACAACAACGTCACAGGGGTTGTGACATTGTTGTTTCACAATTGGAGGTCCCGGCGGTGGGTCTCGCGACGGACAGTGCGCGCCAGCCGCTGGCTGCTCGGCGCGCCCAGTACCCGGGAAATGCCGCGGGCCGCCGCGACGACCGCCGGCACGATCTCACGCGGCTGCGCGGACTCCGCCGGCACCACCACGGAGATGGCCGCCACCACGGTGTCGTCCGGCCCGCGCACGGGGGCGGCGACCGAGAGCGCCACCGTCTCCACGGTGCCGTCGGTGATCGCGTAGCCGTCGCGACGGACGTCGGCCAGAATTCGTCGGAGCTCCGATGGCCTGGTCTCGGTACGGGGCGTGAGCCGGCGCAGCGGCCCGGCCAGGATCGCCTCCTGCACGTCGACCGGGGCGTGCGCCAGCAGGACCACGCCGACGCCGGTGGCATGCGGGGCGAGGCGGCCGCCGACCCGGGAGATGATCGACACGGCGTCGCGGCCGGACAGCCGCTCCAGGTACAGCACCTCGTGCCCCTCCAGCACGGCGAGCTGCACGTGCTGGTGCGTCGCCTCGTAGAGGTCTTCCAGGAACGGCATCGCGGTCTCCCGCAGGCCGACGCCGCGCGGCGCGAGCGACGCGATCTCCCACAGCCGCAAGCCGATCCGGTACCGGCCGTCGTCGCCGCGTTCCAGCAGCCCGCCTGCGGCCAGCTCGGCGACCAGCCGGTGCGTCGACGTCAGCGGCAACCCGGTCCGCCGGCTGAGCTCGGACAGCGTCAGCGCCGACGCCCGCGCGGAGAAGGCGTCCAGCACGGCGATCAGGCGCGCGCCGACGCTGGCCGGCGAGGTGGTGCGAGGCGGCACGGAGCAACCCTTCCGTTCAACGGAAATCCGCGATGACCGGATCGAGTCTGGCTCCCATGCTGGACGCCGGCAACCAGGAGGAACGAGTGCGCACACAAGTCGGGATCATCGGGGCCGGTCCGGCCGGGCTGCTGCTGTCGCATCTGCTGCACCTGGGCGGCGTCGACTCGGTGGTGATCGAGGAGCGCAGCGAGGACTACGTGCGGCAGCGCGTGCGCGCCGGCGTGCTGGAGAACACCACCACCGACCTGCTGCGCGAGGTCGGTCTCGGCGAGCGGATGGACCGCGAGGGCCTGGTCCACGGCGGCATCTCGCTCCGCTTCGACGGCGCCGACCACCGGGTCGACTTCGAGGAGCTGGTCGGCCGCAACGTCACCGTGTACGGGCAGCAGGAAGTCGTGAAGGACCTCATCGCCGCCCGCAACCGTGACGGTGGCCAGCTCCTGTTCGACGTCAGCGACACCGCCGTGCACGACATCGACACCGACCGGCCGCGCATCACCTTCCGCGATTCCGCCGGGCAGCCACGGGAACTGCTCTGCGACGTGATCGCCGGCTGCGACGGGTTCCACGGCGTGAGCCGGAAATCCGTGCCGCACGAGGCCTACGACCACGCCTATCCGTTCGCCTGGCTGGGCATCCTCGCCAAGGCCGCGCCGACGCGGGAGGAGCTCGCGTACACCTACCACGAACGCGGCTTCGCCCTGTACAGCATGCGTTCGCCGGAGATCACCCGGCTCTACCTCCAGGTCGCTCCGGACGAGAACCTCGACGAGTGGCCGGACGACCGCGTCTGGGCCGAGCTGCACACCCGAATGGCCGTCGACGGTGAGAGTCCCGTCCTCGAAGGGCCGTTGCTGGACAAGGGAATCACCGCCATGCGCAGCTTCGTCGCCGCGCCCATGCGGCATGGCCGACTGTTCCTGGCCGGCGACGCCGCCCACATCGTGCCGCCCACCGGCGCCAAGGGCATGAACCTCGCCGTTGCCGACGTCCGGCTGCTGTCGCAGGCGTTGACGGAACTCCTCCGGCGCAACGACTCCAGGCTCGTCGAGTCCTATTCGGACACCGCACTGCAACGCGTCTGGCGGGCCGAGGCCTTCTCCTGGTCCATGACGTCCATGCTGCACATCCGGCCCGGCGCCGACGCCTTCCAGCGCCAGGTGCAGCTCGCCCAGCTGCGCTACACCGCCGGCAGCCGGGCCGCACTGACCAGCATCGCCGAGAACTACGTCGGCTTGCCCTGGTAATTCGAACACGCGTTCGATAGTGTCGAGGGTATGGCGTTGCAAGCTTCACTGTTCGACCAGGCCGAGGCGCCCGCACTCGGGCCGCTGACCGGCGTCCGCCGCACCCAGCTCACCGAGGGCGCGTGGATCGACGTGCTGCCGGGCTGGCTCACCGGTGCGGACCTGCTGTTCGAACGGCTGGTCGGGCACGTGCCCTGGTACGCCGAGCGCCGCCAGATGTACGACCGGATCGTCGACGTGCCGAGGCTGGTCTGCTTCTACCGAGAGCACGTCCCGCTGCCCGATCCGGTGCTGGACCGGGCCCGGGACGCGCTGACCGACCACTACGGCCCGG includes:
- a CDS encoding PadR family transcriptional regulator — protein: MTDGALREPTFLVLTALAAGPQHGYGILLDVEQISAGRVRLRAGTLYTALDRLVADDWVAVDREEVVDGRLRRYYRLTDQGAARLATEVDRLRVTTHAAETRLRARTVGGTA
- a CDS encoding VOC family protein: MGSQLNPYISFDGDARQAMEFYQAVFGGDLNLNTFGQFGQGGELADKIMHGQLTTPSGYTLMAADTPPGMEYKPGSNITVSLSGDDDAELRGYWEKLIDGGTVNVPLDKQMWGDVFGSCQDKFGIHWLVNIAG
- a CDS encoding DUF998 domain-containing protein gives rise to the protein MSPTARSPEDTLVHSYLYLRRAIGIIGTALPAVLIIGKLIVEGGGLQDSISAYFYTDMRGVFVGSMCAVGAFLLSYRGYDVIDDVAGNLAGIAAIGVGLFPTAPENPSSTAALIGVLHLVFASIFFLTIAFFAIFLFRRSSEMGPTERKLQRNRLYLTCGVVIIGCLLAIAAVHQFFNAATAAVHPELWLESIAVMAFGIAWLTKGEAILGDVFPTPAAAVTEA
- a CDS encoding PPOX class F420-dependent oxidoreductase — its product is MSFTDVELDYLAAQPLGRLATVQPDGTLQVSPVGFRYNAATGTIDIGGYNMAASRKFRNVAANGRVAFVVDDVVSTSPWRVRCLEIRGSGEALLDPSDGGSQLSGPIIRVHPRRIISFGLQPEDQDREPHTLRPNNRNV
- a CDS encoding fibronectin type III domain-containing protein: MKRSVQLAVGAAAAVISAVALTATPADASGSRGADVYVSPSGNDRLPGTSQQPVRTLQRAQALVRERAPHAGGDITVHLAPGVFDLSQPLRLDARDSGVNGHRVIWQGSPGTEISGGKQVTGWHAVPGKPGLFAAPAPKGLDNTRQLYVNGVREQRAQGPLPVTVKATATGYTASAPTMAGWRNPSDIEFVYTAGEALWNIQRDGLGQWTEPRCPIGSMSGTTITMAQPCWDNSTKRVVFPNIPGRSVNMVGPYDLTNGRHPTYVENAFEVLDTPGEWYLDRSSHTVYYMPRPGENLRTADVEAPALEQLITASGLRDVSFRGIQYSYATWLTPSSPEGFSEIQAGYTNTGPDGWAVQGLCQFVPNGKCPYASWTPEPGNVTVTDSTGLEFSDSVFTHLGAAGLRLAGNTANTLVRGNIFTDISGNGIEIGGVDQPTTGSTHDVQVLDNHLYGLPREFHGGVAILNGYSQHDVISHNQIDHVAYSAISMGWGGWPDKIQVAATPNNSHDNIVSDNLIHDYMLSLDDGGGIYTQGITGSSLETGEKVTGNVIYGQLGLGKGIYTDNGNTYENIVGNVVYGTPYANVGSTHVDYRDKLGNNDPTLIQGNYWDQGDKDGNNKGVITQGNHLLDNPSAAPKSIVDNAGLEPAYRGLLSRHVGGDGPPAQPTRVGSFAADGKVYVTWNPTYAFNNAPLDSYLITAGGKTVSIPAAQFSKQGYAVVDGLTNGTSYVVTVRAHNRFGASTPSLPAAPVTPGPLAGKLSDAPTGGRALPSSSAVSLHWTPPANMGDTPVIAYVITVSDGRTITVNGRDALVTQPTAKGMVRVVDGLKPATDYTFTIAAVTADGPGAAVTVKATTNS
- a CDS encoding LLM class F420-dependent oxidoreductase gives rise to the protein MDIGVAVFATPDTVAPGPLARLVEERGYESLFFPEHTHIPADRRSPYPGGGELPRKYAHTYDLFVTLAAAAAATTSLRVGSGICLVNQRDPITTAKEVASVDHLSGGRLEFGVGAGWNREEMENHGTDPRTRMRLMAERVEAMKAIWTSEEASYAGEFVKFDRIWSWPKPAQRPHPPVLIGGNGPTVGDRVVEFGDGWMPNYGGRADDIVGRAREMQVRTDRKLDFVLMGAPAKASSLERFEAAGFRRVVFWLPSAGRGPIERALDRFETAVAELHGE
- a CDS encoding NEW3 domain-containing protein, with protein sequence MFRVLAVVPVLLAGLAAPAAALDNGLAETPPMGWNDWNAFGCSVDQQLVEQTADTLVSTGMRDAGYQYVNIDDCWALPDRDVNGNLVADPQKFPDGIAKLADYVHARGLKLGIYEDSGTRTCSKSGGFPGSLGHEQQDARLFADWHVDYLKYDDCNVPADGQNVDATIARYKAMRDALTGHGIVFSICEKTDFGVPNSAWPTVGNLWRTTGDIHDNYARMVSLFHTNVTLPDLAGPDHWNDPDMLEVGNGGMSDVEYRSHFALWAEMAAPLIVGTDVRTMSAATKEILTNREIIAVDQDPLGAQGRPVSSANGLWVLTKPLVDGSRAVTLFNETDAPATITTTAGQVGLGKAFDYEVRDLFAHTTSESAGRITAALPAHASAMYRISPSRRLAQPHVVVGLSAVDTSSVTATVTNDGLLPAVWNQLHLTLPAGWSARPSHDELIPVVPPGASRSVTYRLIPPAVDTPLPTEQFTISLNGRQSFTEDLHRPTPVQAPLKTFAAVDSTTRPQFGQLGSRLAVIAAGSDVSGTNNQYGAIYLPQGLDTTGTATVQVLSQQNRNAATKSGLIARDDLSKADSSAGYVTLEVTPSKGIQLQWDADGNGQLESSRTVAGVTAPVGLRLVRDGTAFTGQYSVDGTTWSTVATITVPSATGTEDVGVFTTSHNKYVDGRADFGSFTVG
- a CDS encoding IclR family transcriptional regulator, translating into MPPRTTSPASVGARLIAVLDAFSARASALTLSELSRRTGLPLTSTHRLVAELAAGGLLERGDDGRYRIGLRLWEIASLAPRGVGLRETAMPFLEDLYEATHQHVQLAVLEGHEVLYLERLSGRDAVSIISRVGGRLAPHATGVGVVLLAHAPVDVQEAILAGPLRRLTPRTETRPSELRRILADVRRDGYAITDGTVETVALSVAAPVRGPDDTVVAAISVVVPAESAQPREIVPAVVAAARGISRVLGAPSSQRLARTVRRETHRRDLQL
- a CDS encoding 4-hydroxybenzoate 3-monooxygenase yields the protein MTGSSLAPMLDAGNQEERVRTQVGIIGAGPAGLLLSHLLHLGGVDSVVIEERSEDYVRQRVRAGVLENTTTDLLREVGLGERMDREGLVHGGISLRFDGADHRVDFEELVGRNVTVYGQQEVVKDLIAARNRDGGQLLFDVSDTAVHDIDTDRPRITFRDSAGQPRELLCDVIAGCDGFHGVSRKSVPHEAYDHAYPFAWLGILAKAAPTREELAYTYHERGFALYSMRSPEITRLYLQVAPDENLDEWPDDRVWAELHTRMAVDGESPVLEGPLLDKGITAMRSFVAAPMRHGRLFLAGDAAHIVPPTGAKGMNLAVADVRLLSQALTELLRRNDSRLVESYSDTALQRVWRAEAFSWSMTSMLHIRPGADAFQRQVQLAQLRYTAGSRAALTSIAENYVGLPW